In Vicinamibacterales bacterium, the DNA window CGCGCCGGCGTAGTTGCTCTCCTCCAGCCGCGCCGCGTTGAACTCGTTGCGCGCCGTCTCGATCACGCTGCCGCGCGCCGCGACGAGCTGCCGCCGCGCCGCCGCCACCTCGCTCTCGGCCGCCTTCAGCGCCGGCCACTCCGGGCCGTAGCCCTGGGCGACCAGCGCCGCCCGCTCCCCTTCCGCCTTGAGCAGCGCGTTCTTCGCGCTCACCACGCTGGCGTTGTTGCCGATGGCGGGAAAGTTGTCGCTCGCATCCTCCTTCGGATCCGCGTTCCGGATCTGGTTGTAGAGGGTTTCCCTGGTGAGGCGGGCACCGCGCGCGCGCGTCAGCTGATCGTTGACGTTGGTCAGCCGTGCCGTGACGATGTTCTGTTTGTCGTCGAGCGACTGCGCGTTGTTCGACTCGCGATACTGCGACAGCGCCGCCTCGCTCTTCGTCAGGATCTCTTCCTGCCGCGCGAGCTCGCCATCGATCCACTTGAGGCTGGTCTGAATCGTGTTCAGCCGCAGATCCAGATTCTGTCTGGTGTACTCGTCCGCCAGCGCGTTGGCCGCCTCCGCGGCGAAGCGCGGGTTGTGATGACGGTAGATGATGGTGACGAGCCGCGTGCCCTGCTCCGGGACGACGTGGACGCCGCCGAGGAATGCGCTGATCAGACCGGAGAGCCGCTCGTCTTCATCCGGCGCCGGCCTGGCCTGCTCCGCCTCCGGCGGCTTCGCCACCAGCGAGCGCACCCACGAACCCGCCGACGCGCGCGCCTGCCGCATGATCGAGAGCGGATCGCGCGGCCGCGGCGCGCTGCCGCTGAAATCGGGATGCTGCGCCAGACGCAGCCGCTCGACCACCCGCCGCGCGAGCCCGCGGCTCTGCAGGATGCTGTACTGCGTCTTGTAATACTGTTCCGCGTCCTGCCAGAACGCCGGGTCGTTCGACGTGATGTTGGCGACCGACATCGTCCGCTCGTCCTGGATCTGGACGCGCGCCTGCGCCTGGAAGACGGGCGTCGTCGAATAGGTCTGCAGCATCATCAACGCAATCACGAGCACGAACGCGGTGCCCGCGAGGCGGCGATGCTTGAAGACGGCGTTCAGGCGATCGAGCAGATGCACCGGCTGTGACGACCCGGAGGACAGCGACGGCGTGGGGACGTCCGTTCCGACGTTGGCCGGCAGGTCCTGGGCGTCGAACATCTGATTGCGTGCGGCTCAGCGACCGGCCGATGCCGGACGACCCGCAGGAGCGAGCGCCGTGATCCCTTGACTGGCAGCGCTGGAGGCGACGGCGGCCGCCGCGTTGGCGAAGAATCCGGAAAACCAGGAACCCGGCGCGGCGAGGCGGACGAAGGTGACGACGCTCTCGCCGGAGGCGACGCTGAACAGGTGCCCGATCGCCAGGACCGAGCCGGACGCGTTCACCAGCTCCACCGCGTAGCTGCCCGCGGCGACGTTGCCGAACGCGAACTGCCCGTTCTCGTTGGCCTGCGTGACGGCGGCGATCCTCCCGGTGGTGATGTCGCGCAGCCGCAGCCTGGCGTGCGGGATCGCGCTGTTGTTCGCCGTCCAGGCGTGCCCCTGGATGGCGCCGAGGGCGCCGGCCGGCGCGCCGCCTGCCACACCCGCGGCAGAACCCGCGATCAGCAGCACAAACGCCGCGATCAGCGCATTAAGTCTTACCATGAACAGACTCTGGGACACCGTATGATACCCGACTTCTGTATGCCTCCGGCGGAAAGTCTGCGGAGCGGGCGACAATTACAGATTCGTAAGCAGGGAGGTGACGCGTGAAGCGCGCCCGCGAAGGGTGGCGCGGCTGGGACGATTACGCCGCATTCTACGACTGGGAAAACGCGCAGACCGTGCAGCGGCGGGACGTCCAGTTCTGGGAGCGGCTCGCCGCCGCGGCCGATGGCCCGGTGCTCGAGCTCGGATGCGGCACCGGCCGCATCACCGTGCCGGTCGCCCGCGCCGGCGTCCGGATCGTGGGCGTTGATCGATCGCTGCCGATGCTGGATCGCGCGTCGCGCAAGCTGCGCCGTGCGCGCGTTGCCGGGCGCGCCGCCCTGGTCCGCGCCGACATCCGCCATCTGCCGTTCCGCCGCGGGCGGTTTCCGCTGGTCATGGCGCCCTACGGGATTCTCCAGTCGTTGACCCGCGAACGCGACCTGACCGCGACGCTCGACGCCGTCGCGCGCGTGCTGCCGAAGGGGGGCCGCTTCGGCATCGACCTCGTTCCCGATCTGCCGCGCTGGTCCGAATACCAGGCGCGCCGCACCCTGTCGGGCCGCATGGGGCGGCAGACGACGGTGTCGCTCGTCGAGTCGGTGACGCAGGACCGCGCCCGCGGCCTGACCATCTTCGACCAGCGCTACCTGACGTCGCGGAACGGCGCGCGGCGGCAGCACCGGTTCACCCTGACGTTCCGCACCCTGTCCATCCGGCAGATGACCGGCCGGCTGGAGCGCGCGGGCTTCGCGATCGACGCGGTGCTCGGGGATTATCGGGGAGGCCCGTGGGACGCCCGCGCCGACGTCTGGGTCATCCTCGCCAGCAAGCGCTGAAAGTGCTAGGATCATCCGTCATTTTCTTTAGACTTTTCGGGGGTTTCCGCCATGTCCGGCCATTCCAAGTGGCACACAATCAAGCATAAAAAGGGTGCGGCCGACGCGAAGCGCGGCAAACTCTTCACGCGCATCATCAAGGAACTCACGGTCGCGGCCAAGAACGGAGGCGGCGACGCCGACAGCAACCCGCGCCTGCGCACCATCATCGCGGAGGCCAAGTCGGTCAACATGCCGGCCGACAACATCAAGCGCGCCATCCAGCGCGGCACCGGCGAGCTGCCGGGCGTCTCGTACGAAGAGATCACCTACGAGGCCTACGGCCCCGGCGGCGTGGCGATCATGATCGAGACGCTCACCGACAACAAGAACCGCACCGTCGGTGAAATGCGGCACACCCTCACCAAGCACGGCGGGAACCTCGGCGAGGCCAACAGCGTCGCCTGGATGTTCGAGAAGAAGGGTTACATCGTCGTCGAGAAGAGCAAGGCGGACGAGGAGAAGCTGCTCGCCGCCGCGATCGACGCCGGCGCCGACGACATGCAGGACGACGGCGACAACTGGGAAGTGGTGTCGTCCCCCGAGAGCTACCAGGCGGTCCTCGACGCGGTGAAGGGGCTGGGCATCGAGCCTGCCGCGGCGGAAATCGCGCTGCTGCCGAAGAACTACATCAAGCTCGAAGGCAAGGCGGCGCAGGCGATGATCAAGCTGATGGAAGTGCTCGAGGAGCACGACGACACGAAGAAGGTCTATACGAACGCCGACATCGAGGAGAAGGAGATCGAGGCCTCGCTGGCGTGAGACCGCGGATGACGCGGAGTACGCGGACCGCGCCGTGATCATCTTCGGCATCGATCCGGGTTCGGAGCGCACCGGCTACGGCTGTATTGCCAGCGACGGCCGCCGGCACCGCCTCGTCGCCTGCGGTACGCTGTCGGCCCCCGCCGGCAGCCCCTTCGCCGATCGGCTGCACGCCATCCATTCCGGCCTCGTCGAACTGCTCGCCGCGCATCGTCCCGACTGCGTCGCCATCGAGAACATCTTCCACGCCCGCAACGTGCGCAGCGCGCTGAAGCTCGGGCACGCGCGCGGCGTCGCGCTGCTCGCCGCGTCCGCCGCCGGGATCGCCATCGTCGAATACACGCCGGCCGAGGTCAAGCGCGCGGTGGTCGGCTTCGGGCGCGCCGAGAAGCCGCAGGTCGCGCAGATGGTCAAGCTGCTCCTCGGGCTGGACGCGCCGCCGTCGCCGCACGACGCCGCCGACGCCGTGGCGATCGCCATCTGTCACGTGCACAGCAGCCACGGGGCGGCGGCGCAGGCGCGCCTGCAGTCGCCGCCGGCGACCGTTCGCAGCTGGAGACACTACCGACCGTGATCGCGCGGCTCAGCGGCACGGTGCTCGAGAAACATCCCAATCGTGTCGTGGTGGACGTGGCCGGCGTCGGCTACGACGTGCAGGTGCCGCTGTCCACGTTCTACGGCCTCGGCGAGCCGGGCGCGGGCGTGACGCTGCGCGTCCACACCCACGTGCGCGAGGACGCGATCGCCCTCTACGGATTCGCCTCGCCGCTCGAGCAGGATCTGTTCGAGCGGTTGATCGCCATCAGCGGCATCGGCCCGAAGCTCGCGCTCGCGGTGTTGTCCGGGATCGATCCGGGCGAGCTGGTGCGCGCGATCCGCACGCAGGACGTCGCGCGGCTGACGCGCATCCCCGGCGTGGGGAAGAAGACGGCCGAACGGATCGGCCTCGAGCTGAAGGATCGGCTGCCGCATGCAGCGGCGGGCGC includes these proteins:
- a CDS encoding carboxypeptidase-like regulatory domain-containing protein; translation: MVRLNALIAAFVLLIAGSAAGVAGGAPAGALGAIQGHAWTANNSAIPHARLRLRDITTGRIAAVTQANENGQFAFGNVAAGSYAVELVNASGSVLAIGHLFSVASGESVVTFVRLAAPGSWFSGFFANAAAAVASSAASQGITALAPAGRPASAGR
- the ruvC gene encoding crossover junction endodeoxyribonuclease RuvC gives rise to the protein MIIFGIDPGSERTGYGCIASDGRRHRLVACGTLSAPAGSPFADRLHAIHSGLVELLAAHRPDCVAIENIFHARNVRSALKLGHARGVALLAASAAGIAIVEYTPAEVKRAVVGFGRAEKPQVAQMVKLLLGLDAPPSPHDAADAVAIAICHVHSSHGAAAQARLQSPPATVRSWRHYRP
- a CDS encoding polysaccharide biosynthesis tyrosine autokinase, with the protein product MFDAQDLPANVGTDVPTPSLSSGSSQPVHLLDRLNAVFKHRRLAGTAFVLVIALMMLQTYSTTPVFQAQARVQIQDERTMSVANITSNDPAFWQDAEQYYKTQYSILQSRGLARRVVERLRLAQHPDFSGSAPRPRDPLSIMRQARASAGSWVRSLVAKPPEAEQARPAPDEDERLSGLISAFLGGVHVVPEQGTRLVTIIYRHHNPRFAAEAANALADEYTRQNLDLRLNTIQTSLKWIDGELARQEEILTKSEAALSQYRESNNAQSLDDKQNIVTARLTNVNDQLTRARGARLTRETLYNQIRNADPKEDASDNFPAIGNNASVVSAKNALLKAEGERAALVAQGYGPEWPALKAAESEVAAARRQLVAARGSVIETARNEFNAARLEESNYAGALEEAKSASVDLERKGGDYKILQRKAETDRTLYNQLLTQQKELSVVANSRANNVQVMEQAEVPKAPISPNPRKDWLTALLAGVVVAFGLAFGIEYLDDTVKVPEDITRRLRLPLLGLVPAIKGDRVPVLSETVPHEFGEAFRSLRTSLVFTAGSEHTRVIAVTSSQPLEGKTTTAANLAMALALGGSRVLLIDADMRRPGLHKTLGMENGTGLSHLLTGQARVREAIQRTAEPNLVVITAGRTPPNPSELLASERMNGFLQNLQTGPFDWVVIDTPPVLAVTDAVILAPRVSGVVFVIGSEMTRRAHAERAIETLRTSRPRSLTAVLNRVDFNRNKYYYSRYYGYQYKSYYGPGTTQGAA
- a CDS encoding class I SAM-dependent methyltransferase — its product is MKRAREGWRGWDDYAAFYDWENAQTVQRRDVQFWERLAAAADGPVLELGCGTGRITVPVARAGVRIVGVDRSLPMLDRASRKLRRARVAGRAALVRADIRHLPFRRGRFPLVMAPYGILQSLTRERDLTATLDAVARVLPKGGRFGIDLVPDLPRWSEYQARRTLSGRMGRQTTVSLVESVTQDRARGLTIFDQRYLTSRNGARRQHRFTLTFRTLSIRQMTGRLERAGFAIDAVLGDYRGGPWDARADVWVILASKR
- a CDS encoding YebC/PmpR family DNA-binding transcriptional regulator; the encoded protein is MSGHSKWHTIKHKKGAADAKRGKLFTRIIKELTVAAKNGGGDADSNPRLRTIIAEAKSVNMPADNIKRAIQRGTGELPGVSYEEITYEAYGPGGVAIMIETLTDNKNRTVGEMRHTLTKHGGNLGEANSVAWMFEKKGYIVVEKSKADEEKLLAAAIDAGADDMQDDGDNWEVVSSPESYQAVLDAVKGLGIEPAAAEIALLPKNYIKLEGKAAQAMIKLMEVLEEHDDTKKVYTNADIEEKEIEASLA
- the ruvA gene encoding Holliday junction branch migration protein RuvA, with amino-acid sequence MIARLSGTVLEKHPNRVVVDVAGVGYDVQVPLSTFYGLGEPGAGVTLRVHTHVREDAIALYGFASPLEQDLFERLIAISGIGPKLALAVLSGIDPGELVRAIRTQDVARLTRIPGVGKKTAERIGLELKDRLPHAAAGAQPEAPEAGTGLRDDLLSALANLGYQQAAAGKAVDAVLKKTPDATFEQALRDVLRGMMK